A stretch of the Synechocystis sp. PCC 7338 genome encodes the following:
- a CDS encoding DUF4276 family protein: MSYDLIFLLEEPSIKSVLEILLPKILPENFSYKLIPHEGKQDLARSIPTKIKAFQFSPSTKFVIVHDQDSHNCKSLKEELLKICRKSGKEDVLIRIICHELESWFLGDLAAIEKAYNLRPRGLSQKQNQQKFRDPDKLNSAKHELKKLVGEYYAGTHSKKIAPYLSLTNNKSHSFQVFINGMKKLV; this comes from the coding sequence ATGAGTTATGACTTAATTTTTCTTCTGGAAGAACCTTCTATTAAAAGTGTTTTGGAAATTCTTTTGCCTAAAATACTGCCGGAAAATTTTAGCTATAAACTGATTCCTCACGAGGGCAAACAAGACCTTGCTAGATCAATTCCTACGAAGATAAAAGCATTTCAATTTAGTCCTAGTACAAAGTTTGTAATTGTTCACGATCAAGATTCCCATAATTGTAAAAGCCTCAAAGAAGAATTATTAAAAATTTGTCGGAAATCAGGAAAAGAAGATGTGTTAATTCGTATTATTTGCCATGAACTTGAATCATGGTTTCTTGGAGATCTTGCCGCCATTGAAAAAGCCTATAATCTTAGACCTCGTGGATTAAGCCAAAAACAAAATCAACAAAAGTTTCGTGATCCTGACAAACTCAACTCCGCTAAACATGAGCTCAAAAAGTTAGTCGGTGAATATTATGCTGGAACTCATTCCAAGAAAATTGCTCCTTATTTATCACTGACAAATAACAAATCCCATAGCTTTCAGGTCTTTATAAATGGGATGAAAAAATTGGTTTAA
- a CDS encoding DUF697 domain-containing protein, producing MGQPGLKTGFKTVLKKPLVVGGIGLSAILGLWSATYSAEQPWDQWGLWVLSGLGLVIWRWRRRHQTPPEQRQVLTPEILQTAIANGEKLLARRQAQAPDLALEDLLQELQALRQPAPQPQALNGIVLGEKRSGKTSLLHLLPSQLTPVDGEEPLILNWQVVAAETSPEAMARFMTESHWVLVLTTGDLTSAQWQVLEFLQAHHHHWQLLFNKQDIYPIGDRQTLWDQLQHQVDQLGNPNPVIPISAAPQPIQIRRYLADGQWETDREIPPPDLGNLVSQLQQRATEQWQSLVLGQQWRRCQTIGQEAKERWRENRRTLALPLVEQAQWLAAGTALVNPVPNLDLLTAIAINGQLVWDLGELYHQKISLAQAQTVAKEMGAILIKLGMVELSTQALGALLKSQPLTYLAGGALQGLSAAYLTRIAGLSLITFLESQSPDLSEPQWDWQKLTAVVKQTFEQNQRRAILQGFFQRARQQLSPASV from the coding sequence ATGGGGCAACCAGGTTTAAAAACGGGGTTTAAGACTGTGTTGAAAAAGCCCCTGGTGGTGGGAGGAATTGGCCTATCAGCCATCCTGGGGCTTTGGTCTGCCACTTACAGTGCCGAACAACCATGGGATCAATGGGGTTTATGGGTTTTATCTGGTCTGGGATTGGTAATCTGGAGGTGGCGGCGGCGTCACCAAACTCCCCCTGAGCAGAGACAGGTGTTAACTCCAGAAATTTTGCAAACGGCGATCGCCAATGGGGAAAAGTTACTGGCCCGTCGTCAGGCCCAGGCACCGGATCTGGCCTTGGAAGATTTGCTCCAAGAACTGCAAGCATTACGACAACCGGCACCCCAACCCCAGGCATTAAACGGCATTGTCCTAGGGGAAAAACGCAGTGGCAAGACCAGTTTATTGCACCTATTGCCTTCCCAACTAACCCCCGTGGACGGAGAAGAACCCTTGATTCTCAATTGGCAGGTAGTGGCGGCGGAGACTTCCCCGGAAGCCATGGCCCGGTTCATGACAGAATCCCACTGGGTGTTAGTGCTAACCACAGGAGATTTGACCAGCGCTCAGTGGCAGGTGTTGGAATTTTTGCAAGCCCACCATCACCATTGGCAATTGTTATTTAATAAGCAGGATATTTACCCGATCGGCGATCGCCAAACTCTCTGGGATCAACTGCAACATCAGGTTGACCAATTGGGCAATCCCAACCCGGTGATCCCCATTAGTGCTGCTCCTCAACCAATCCAAATCCGTCGTTATCTAGCGGATGGCCAATGGGAAACTGACCGGGAAATTCCTCCCCCCGACCTGGGCAATTTGGTGTCCCAACTGCAACAACGGGCCACAGAGCAGTGGCAATCCCTGGTTCTGGGTCAACAATGGCGTCGATGTCAGACCATTGGCCAAGAAGCGAAAGAACGGTGGCGGGAAAATCGTCGCACCCTGGCCCTTCCCCTAGTGGAACAGGCCCAATGGTTGGCCGCCGGTACTGCCTTAGTTAATCCGGTGCCTAATCTTGATCTGCTGACGGCGATCGCCATCAATGGTCAACTGGTCTGGGACTTAGGGGAACTGTACCATCAAAAAATTTCCCTGGCCCAAGCCCAAACAGTGGCCAAAGAGATGGGGGCAATCCTAATTAAACTAGGTATGGTCGAACTATCCACCCAGGCTTTGGGGGCCTTGCTAAAAAGTCAGCCCCTCACTTACTTGGCCGGTGGTGCCCTCCAAGGACTGAGCGCCGCTTACTTGACTCGCATTGCTGGCTTGAGCTTGATCACTTTCCTCGAAAGTCAAAGTCCTGACCTGAGTGAACCCCAATGGGATTGGCAAAAGCTGACCGCAGTGGTCAAACAAACCTTTGAGCAAAATCAGCGTCGGGCCATATTGCAAGGATTTTTCCAGCGGGCCCGCCAACAATTAAGCCCAGCCTCCGTTTAA
- the rpmB gene encoding 50S ribosomal protein L28 — protein MARRCQLTGKKANNGFAVSHSHRRTKKLQQANLQWKRVWWPEGNRFVRLRLSTTAIKTLESKGINAMAKEAGINLNKF, from the coding sequence ATGGCCCGTCGCTGTCAACTGACCGGGAAAAAAGCTAATAACGGTTTTGCCGTATCCCACTCCCACCGTCGCACCAAGAAATTACAACAGGCGAATTTGCAATGGAAACGGGTTTGGTGGCCCGAAGGCAATCGGTTTGTACGTCTGCGTCTTTCCACCACTGCCATTAAAACTTTGGAATCCAAAGGCATCAACGCCATGGCCAAGGAAGCGGGCATCAACTTGAATAAATTCTAG
- the hemF gene encoding oxygen-dependent coproporphyrinogen oxidase: MTVSPTTQPQTTHSLPPADAKQRVSQFMQSLQDEICQGLEVLDGKGKFQEDSWQREEGGGGRSRVLTDGDFLEQGGVNFSEVWGKSLPPSILKQRPEAEGHEFYATGTSMVLHPKNPYVPTVHLNYRYFEAGPVWWFGGGADLTPYYPFAEDAAHFHHTLKNACDQTHGEFYPVFKRWCDEYFYLKHRREMRGIGGIFFDYQDGNTPLYRGPDANGPAAQYSNQLAPIEPLGWEDLFSFAQRCGRAFLPAYSPIVEKRRHTEYGDRQRQFQLYRRGRYVEFNLVYDRGTIFGLQTNGRTESILMSLPPLVRWQYCYSPEAGSPEAELTEKFLVPQDWVNS; this comes from the coding sequence ATGACCGTTTCCCCCACAACCCAACCCCAAACCACCCATTCCTTACCACCGGCCGACGCGAAGCAACGGGTCAGCCAATTTATGCAATCTCTCCAAGACGAAATTTGCCAAGGGCTAGAGGTCTTGGATGGTAAAGGAAAATTTCAGGAAGATAGTTGGCAACGGGAAGAAGGGGGCGGCGGCCGTTCCCGGGTTTTAACGGATGGAGATTTTTTGGAACAGGGGGGAGTTAATTTTTCCGAAGTCTGGGGCAAATCCCTACCGCCTTCGATTTTAAAACAGCGCCCTGAAGCGGAAGGCCATGAATTTTACGCTACGGGCACTTCCATGGTGTTACATCCCAAAAATCCCTACGTTCCCACGGTGCATCTTAATTACCGTTACTTTGAAGCGGGCCCGGTGTGGTGGTTCGGTGGGGGAGCCGATTTAACTCCCTACTATCCCTTTGCCGAAGATGCCGCCCATTTCCATCACACGTTAAAAAATGCCTGTGACCAAACCCATGGGGAATTTTACCCGGTGTTTAAACGCTGGTGCGACGAGTATTTTTACCTCAAACATCGCCGGGAAATGCGGGGTATTGGCGGTATCTTTTTTGATTACCAAGATGGCAATACTCCCCTTTACCGAGGGCCCGATGCCAATGGCCCAGCGGCCCAATACAGTAACCAACTAGCCCCCATCGAACCCCTGGGTTGGGAAGATTTGTTTAGCTTTGCCCAACGCTGTGGCCGGGCTTTTCTGCCGGCCTATAGCCCCATTGTGGAAAAACGTCGCCATACTGAATACGGCGATCGCCAACGGCAGTTTCAGTTATATCGTCGGGGTCGGTATGTGGAATTTAACTTGGTCTATGACCGGGGCACTATTTTCGGTTTGCAAACTAATGGCCGCACTGAATCTATTTTGATGTCCTTGCCCCCCTTAGTCCGTTGGCAATATTGCTATAGCCCCGAAGCTGGTAGCCCGGAAGCGGAATTGACAGAAAAATTCTTAGTTCCCCAGGACTGGGTCAATAGTTAG
- a CDS encoding cupin domain-containing protein, with protein MKKAINYWVEKLALLPHPEGGFYRETYRSPVQRNFDSFHGDRNIVTGIYFLLTKDNFSAFHRIKSDEMWHFYAGDSLEIYWFSPQGELEVINLGLDLEKGEVPQAVVPRDCWFASRVKNGGDYALVGCTVAPGFDFQDFELANREDLLNIYPRSAEIINQLTRQ; from the coding sequence ATGAAAAAAGCAATTAATTACTGGGTAGAAAAATTAGCCCTACTGCCCCATCCTGAAGGGGGATTTTACAGGGAAACTTATCGATCGCCAGTTCAGAGAAATTTTGATAGTTTCCATGGGGATAGAAACATAGTAACAGGCATTTATTTTTTATTGACTAAAGATAATTTCTCCGCTTTCCACAGGATTAAATCCGACGAAATGTGGCATTTCTATGCCGGTGACAGCTTGGAAATTTATTGGTTTTCACCTCAAGGAGAATTGGAAGTGATCAACCTAGGCTTGGACTTAGAAAAAGGAGAAGTACCCCAAGCAGTAGTTCCCCGGGATTGTTGGTTTGCTTCTAGGGTCAAAAATGGCGGAGATTATGCCCTAGTGGGTTGCACCGTGGCCCCCGGATTTGATTTTCAGGACTTTGAATTGGCCAACAGGGAAGATTTATTAAATATCTATCCCCGATCCGCTGAAATTATCAACCAACTAACTAGGCAATAG
- a CDS encoding Uma2 family endonuclease has translation MLLALDRISVLLGQTLVLRDVDWDEFEALLEELGEHRSSRIAYHGQQLEIMAPLPGHEIDKELVGDLVKALLEELDTEFYPLGSTTFKNKLLGLGLEPDSCFYITNEAKVRSLKRWDAAIDLPPDLALEVDLTSRTHLDIYAQLGVPEVWHFKRRELEIHWLEQGEYRQKEASTIFPGFLSSQRNYSCLSATH, from the coding sequence ATGTTGCTAGCCCTAGACCGCATCAGTGTGCTTCTCGGCCAGACCTTGGTTTTGCGGGATGTGGACTGGGATGAATTTGAAGCTTTACTGGAAGAACTCGGTGAACATCGCAGTTCCCGCATTGCTTACCATGGTCAGCAACTGGAAATTATGGCTCCCCTGCCCGGACACGAAATTGATAAAGAATTAGTCGGTGACTTAGTCAAAGCATTGTTAGAGGAACTGGACACTGAATTTTATCCCTTGGGTTCAACAACTTTTAAAAATAAGTTGCTTGGATTGGGCTTAGAGCCGGATAGCTGTTTTTATATTACAAACGAAGCAAAAGTTCGGAGTTTAAAACGTTGGGATGCAGCTATTGACCTCCCGCCGGATTTAGCTCTCGAAGTGGATCTAACTTCCCGCACCCATTTGGATATTTATGCCCAATTAGGAGTGCCAGAGGTGTGGCATTTTAAACGTAGAGAATTGGAAATTCACTGGCTAGAACAAGGGGAATACCGCCAAAAGGAAGCTAGCACAATTTTTCCTGGTTTTCTTTCCTCTCAAAGAAATTATTCCTGCCTATCTGCAACGCATTGA
- a CDS encoding AAA family ATPase, which translates to MKIVSIKIKNYRVFEDIEINNIPGFCVIIGANGTGKSTLFDIFGFLRDALKNNIRQALQIRGGFNEVITRGKEKEDIEIEIKFRMEILGTERLVTYILIIGQENKKVVIKREILRYKRGEYGSPYHFLDFQKGQGYAIRNEESFKSDEELEREEQRLESADILAIKGLGQFQRFKAANAFRSLIENWHVSDFHINDARGSKDALYAEHLSPTGDNMAIVAKYIYDEHEEIFEQILAKMKERVPGVDQVEAAETVDGRLILKFQDQAFKDPFIDRYVSDGTMKMFAYLILLFDPKPHPLLCVEEPENQLYPTLLQELAEEFASYAHRGGQVFVSTHSPDFLNSVPLDSIFWLIKIEGITKIEKATDHQILKDLIAEGDLPGYLWKQGWFEGVAP; encoded by the coding sequence ATGAAAATTGTCTCTATCAAAATCAAAAATTATCGTGTGTTTGAAGATATTGAAATTAATAATATTCCTGGTTTTTGTGTGATTATTGGTGCCAATGGAACGGGAAAATCAACTCTATTTGATATTTTTGGCTTCCTTAGGGATGCTCTCAAAAATAACATTCGTCAGGCTCTTCAAATCAGAGGGGGCTTTAACGAAGTTATAACCAGGGGAAAGGAAAAAGAAGATATAGAGATAGAAATAAAATTTCGCATGGAGATACTTGGAACAGAACGTTTAGTAACTTATATTCTTATCATTGGACAGGAAAATAAAAAAGTTGTTATTAAGCGAGAAATTTTACGCTATAAACGAGGTGAATATGGTTCGCCTTACCACTTTCTCGATTTTCAAAAAGGACAAGGATATGCTATTAGAAATGAAGAAAGCTTTAAAAGTGACGAAGAATTAGAGCGAGAAGAGCAAAGGCTTGAATCTGCGGACATATTAGCAATTAAAGGATTAGGGCAGTTTCAGAGATTTAAAGCTGCTAATGCATTTCGTTCCTTAATTGAAAACTGGCATGTTTCAGATTTTCATATTAACGATGCTAGAGGTAGCAAAGATGCACTTTACGCCGAGCATCTTTCTCCCACTGGAGACAATATGGCGATCGTAGCAAAATATATTTATGACGAACACGAGGAAATATTTGAACAAATTTTAGCAAAAATGAAAGAAAGAGTTCCCGGTGTTGATCAAGTAGAAGCGGCAGAAACAGTGGATGGTCGATTAATTTTAAAGTTCCAAGACCAAGCTTTTAAAGATCCCTTTATTGATCGTTATGTTTCTGATGGCACTATGAAAATGTTTGCCTATCTGATTTTATTGTTTGATCCTAAACCTCACCCTTTACTCTGTGTCGAAGAACCTGAAAATCAATTATATCCAACTCTTTTGCAAGAACTTGCTGAAGAATTTGCCAGCTATGCCCATCGCGGTGGTCAAGTTTTTGTTTCAACTCATTCCCCTGACTTTCTAAATTCAGTACCTTTAGATAGTATTTTTTGGTTAATAAAAATTGAAGGTATTACTAAAATTGAAAAAGCAACTGACCATCAAATTCTTAAAGACTTGATTGCAGAGGGAGATCTTCCTGGTTATCTCTGGAAACAAGGATGGTTTGAAGGAGTTGCGCCCTAA
- a CDS encoding Ycf66 family protein — MLALMLSGAVALASLAFFFSAFFAPKLHRKDDFLWSGVGFFYGLVLWNCAQHFTGAILLGQVAVVVLVLAFAWQTLRLRAAIARQSIVEVPSFSLLDWLAGGLQRKPKAKALAKDKDADGKQTETEIEPGTAAVKQDLPATGEQSELGEDSIPVNVPSPITEEVPEAITQENPDISEEVEGVIETAETMVEELNEVAETVAEEVVEKAEEAVEKIVETSNQAEEKTAKSSADQSEEVLLKKPKSKLFQRLFGRKKPASPPAKAEQSTPTVVEQTLNLESESANVESDDWDDGEDWGEDLSSVNSDGVLENSDGIADDKEENNETDETQVIAVVETVQIEQQITLVEVPDSGNVAEQEQPIDVVEQDDHITQEEAEEETEDISPPTSEAMAVVIEETVEDVTDPATEIQPGQGGDEPEVTPEQVTEAIASELEDLPEQPTDSSDATNSEDGEGENANDEDDSTEEKQNWADG; from the coding sequence ATGTTGGCGTTGATGCTATCCGGTGCAGTGGCCTTAGCCAGTCTAGCTTTTTTCTTTTCGGCATTTTTTGCCCCCAAACTGCATCGCAAGGACGATTTCCTTTGGAGTGGCGTGGGCTTTTTCTATGGCCTGGTGCTCTGGAACTGTGCCCAACATTTCACTGGAGCAATTCTCCTCGGCCAAGTGGCCGTGGTGGTATTAGTCCTGGCCTTCGCTTGGCAAACTCTCCGACTCCGGGCGGCGATCGCCAGACAATCCATTGTGGAAGTTCCGAGTTTTTCCCTGTTGGATTGGTTGGCCGGGGGCTTGCAACGTAAACCCAAAGCCAAAGCTTTAGCAAAGGATAAAGATGCTGACGGAAAACAGACTGAAACCGAAATTGAACCGGGGACGGCAGCGGTTAAACAGGACTTACCAGCAACCGGTGAACAATCAGAGTTAGGGGAAGATTCTATCCCGGTGAATGTTCCGTCTCCCATCACCGAAGAAGTTCCCGAAGCTATAACCCAAGAGAATCCAGATATTTCCGAGGAAGTGGAAGGTGTCATAGAAACGGCGGAAACCATGGTGGAGGAATTGAATGAAGTTGCTGAGACTGTGGCAGAAGAGGTGGTAGAAAAAGCGGAGGAAGCAGTGGAAAAAATTGTCGAAACATCTAATCAGGCGGAAGAAAAAACGGCTAAGTCTTCCGCCGATCAATCAGAGGAAGTTTTGCTGAAAAAACCGAAATCAAAACTCTTCCAGCGTTTGTTTGGTCGTAAAAAGCCCGCTAGCCCCCCTGCTAAAGCGGAGCAATCAACCCCAACAGTGGTGGAACAGACCCTAAACCTTGAATCTGAGAGCGCCAATGTTGAAAGCGATGACTGGGATGATGGGGAAGATTGGGGAGAAGATTTATCGTCAGTTAATTCCGATGGCGTGCTGGAAAATTCCGACGGGATTGCCGATGACAAGGAAGAAAATAATGAAACTGATGAAACTCAGGTAATTGCCGTGGTGGAAACGGTACAAATTGAACAGCAAATCACCTTAGTGGAGGTGCCTGACTCAGGAAATGTCGCTGAACAAGAACAGCCCATAGATGTGGTGGAGCAAGATGACCACATAACCCAGGAGGAAGCAGAAGAAGAGACGGAAGATATTTCTCCCCCGACTTCTGAAGCAATGGCGGTGGTAATTGAGGAAACAGTGGAAGACGTTACCGATCCCGCAACTGAAATTCAGCCGGGGCAGGGGGGGGATGAGCCCGAAGTCACACCAGAACAAGTCACTGAGGCGATCGCCAGTGAACTAGAAGATCTGCCAGAGCAACCAACTGATTCATCCGATGCAACAAATTCAGAAGATGGAGAGGGAGAAAACGCTAACGACGAGGATGATTCCACTGAAGAAAAACAAAATTGGGCTGATGGCTAA
- a CDS encoding Arm DNA-binding domain-containing protein, giving the protein MQLPVAARPTLSRDLDRSLVKVESDKGRLRLRFTYGGTRHYIAVGLPDSRVNRIVAQQKSTQIELDIASGNFDETLKKYKPPKLPLKGARQPP; this is encoded by the coding sequence ATGCAACTCCCCGTAGCGGCACGCCCGACGCTGAGCCGCGACCTAGATAGAAGCCTTGTCAAGGTAGAAAGTGATAAAGGCAGGCTGAGATTACGCTTTACCTATGGAGGCACACGCCATTACATAGCCGTTGGTTTGCCTGATTCTCGAGTCAATCGCATCGTGGCCCAGCAGAAATCGACTCAGATCGAACTGGATATTGCCTCCGGCAACTTTGATGAGACCCTCAAGAAGTACAAGCCACCCAAGCTGCCGCTAAAAGGCGCGAGGCAACCACCGTGA
- a CDS encoding heme oxygenase (biliverdin-producing), producing the protein MSVNLASQLREGTKKSHSMAENVGFVKCFLKGVVEKNSYRKLVGNLYFVYSAMEEEMAKFKDHPILSHIYFPELNRKQSLEQDLQFYYGPNWRQEVKISSAGQAYVDRVREVAATAPELLVAHSYTRYLGDLSGGQILKKIAQNAMNLHDGGTAFYEFADIDDEKAFKNTYRQAMNDLPIDQATAERIVDEANDAFAMNMKMFNELEGNLIKAIGIMVFNSLTRRRSQGSTEVGLATSES; encoded by the coding sequence ATGAGTGTCAACTTAGCTTCCCAGTTGCGGGAAGGGACGAAAAAATCCCACTCCATGGCGGAGAACGTCGGCTTTGTCAAATGCTTCCTCAAGGGCGTTGTCGAGAAAAATTCCTACCGTAAGCTGGTTGGCAATCTCTACTTTGTCTACAGTGCCATGGAAGAAGAAATGGCAAAGTTCAAGGACCACCCCATCCTGAGCCACATTTACTTCCCTGAATTGAACCGTAAACAAAGTTTAGAGCAGGATCTGCAATTCTATTACGGCCCCAATTGGCGGCAGGAAGTAAAAATTTCTTCCGCTGGCCAGGCCTACGTAGACCGAGTACGGGAAGTGGCCGCCACCGCCCCCGAATTGTTGGTAGCCCATTCCTACACCCGTTATTTAGGCGATCTTTCCGGTGGTCAAATTCTCAAGAAAATTGCCCAAAATGCCATGAATCTCCACGATGGTGGCACGGCTTTCTATGAATTTGCTGACATTGATGACGAAAAGGCTTTTAAAAATACCTATCGTCAAGCCATGAATGATTTGCCCATTGACCAGGCCACGGCGGAACGGATTGTGGATGAAGCCAATGACGCCTTTGCCATGAATATGAAAATGTTCAATGAACTTGAAGGTAACCTGATCAAGGCGATCGGCATTATGGTGTTCAACAGCCTCACCCGTCGTCGTAGTCAAGGCAGTACCGAAGTAGGGCTCGCCACTTCCGAAAGCTAG
- the lgt gene encoding prolipoprotein diacylglyceryl transferase, producing MIEQMFLGQFQSPGPVMFQVGGFALRWYGFLIASAVIIGLNLCQWLGQKRGINPDLFNDLVIWLVVAAIPSARLYYVLFEWPRYAQDWLNIFAIWQGGIAIHGALIGGTLAILLFTRRHHLSFWNLLDVLTPAVILGQAIGRWGNFFNSEAFGAPTNLPWKLYIPFGNRPSDLTSYAYFHPTFLYESLWNLGVFAMLMTLFFYGLRHPEKIKTGTVACIYLIGYSLGRVWIEGLRLDSLMFGPLRVAQVVSLTLVLLGSIGLFWLYSLGKNLPDWSERKLAKN from the coding sequence ATGATTGAGCAAATGTTTTTAGGACAATTTCAGTCCCCCGGGCCGGTGATGTTCCAGGTGGGGGGCTTTGCCCTGCGCTGGTACGGATTTTTGATTGCCAGTGCGGTCATTATTGGCTTGAACCTATGCCAATGGTTGGGCCAAAAAAGGGGCATTAATCCCGATCTATTCAACGATTTAGTTATTTGGTTGGTGGTGGCGGCTATTCCTTCCGCTCGTTTGTATTATGTTTTGTTTGAGTGGCCCCGCTACGCCCAAGATTGGCTGAATATTTTTGCCATTTGGCAGGGAGGCATTGCCATCCACGGTGCCCTTATTGGTGGCACCTTAGCCATTCTTCTTTTTACCCGTCGCCACCATTTGTCTTTTTGGAATCTACTTGATGTGCTCACCCCAGCAGTTATTCTCGGCCAGGCGATCGGGCGCTGGGGTAATTTTTTCAACTCGGAAGCTTTTGGTGCCCCCACTAATTTGCCTTGGAAGTTGTATATTCCTTTTGGTAATCGTCCCTCAGATTTAACCAGCTATGCCTATTTTCACCCTACTTTCCTATACGAATCCCTCTGGAATTTAGGTGTTTTTGCCATGTTAATGACTTTATTTTTTTATGGTTTGCGACATCCTGAAAAAATCAAAACTGGTACCGTCGCTTGTATCTATTTAATTGGCTATAGTCTTGGTCGAGTTTGGATAGAAGGTTTAAGATTAGACAGTTTAATGTTCGGTCCACTAAGGGTAGCCCAAGTAGTCAGCCTCACGTTAGTTTTATTAGGTTCCATTGGTCTTTTTTGGTTATATAGTCTGGGGAAAAATTTACCCGATTGGTCGGAGCGGAAGTTAGCAAAAAACTAA